In a single window of the Anguilla rostrata isolate EN2019 chromosome 6, ASM1855537v3, whole genome shotgun sequence genome:
- the LOC135256986 gene encoding protein FAM177A1-like, producing the protein MEGVVREMLFPCLPRENDMTGLSLNLPNVSLEQTMEGEMRENVDAQEDFQTVEVGELEEGKNAQKAPRRVIHFASGETMEEYSTEDEEEEPEKKDLLSPDPSNLTWGPYFWFHMWRAATSTVSACDFLGEKMAAALGITLPKYQYAIDEFYRAKKEEEEEQQENRMSEEAERRFQEQKGQEGALTEQPDSSISIVNITCELEKEPCQISDASPFPPNPLLQDDLRVSAPVPS; encoded by the exons ATGGAAGGTGTGGTCAGGGAGATGCTATTTCCGTGTTTGCCAAGAGAAAACGATATGACCGGACTGTCTCTTAATCTCCCAAACGTGTCTTTAGAACAGACAATGGAAGGAGAAATG agagagaatgtggaTGCTCAGGAGGATTTTCAGACTGTGGAGGTCGGGGAGCTCGAGGAAGGGAAGAACGCGCAAAAGGCTCCTCGTCGGGTTATCCACTTCGCAAGCGGAGAAACAATGGAAGAGTACAGCAcagaagatgaggaggaggaaccGGAGAAGAAAGACTTGCTGTCCCCTGATCCG TCTAACCTGACCTGGGGGCCGTACTTCTGGTTCCACATGTGGAGGGCGGCTACATCCACCGTCTCAG CATGTGATTTTCTTGGAGAGAAGATGGCTGCAGCCCTGGGAATCACCTTGCCCAAATACCAATATGCCATTGACGAGTTCTACAGGGCAAAGAAGGAG gaggaagaggaacagcAGGAAAATCGTATGTCCGAGGAGGCAGAACGGCGCTTTCAGGAGCAGAAGGGCCAGGAGGGCGCCCTCACAGAGCAGCCGGACAGCTCCATCTCTATCGTCAACATCACCTgtgagctggagaaggagccTTGCCAGATCTCAGATGCCTCTCCATTCCCACCTAATCCACTCTTACAGGATGATTTAAGAGTCTCTGCCCCTGTCCCCTCCTAA